From the genome of Populus trichocarpa isolate Nisqually-1 chromosome 15, P.trichocarpa_v4.1, whole genome shotgun sequence, one region includes:
- the LOC127904388 gene encoding DNA-damage-repair/toleration protein DRT111, chloroplastic-like: MVSPFVAAATVLPNEVAPQPELVGVNSVVVEEYDPARPNDYEDYRREKKRKAMEAERLREIERRRQEEEEEREREREREKDRDRDRDVNISGEEAWRRRAAMSGGVPRSSSPPRNGDGFSIGTSGTVGLGVGAGGQMTAAQRMMARIGWKEGQGLGKQEQGIILNRSKGNRRWR, from the coding sequence ATGGTTTCTCCGTTCGTGGCGGCGGCGACTGTGCTACCCAATGAGGTGGCTCCGCAACCAGAACTGGTAGGGGTGAATTCGGTGGTTGTTGAGGAGTATGATCCGGCCAGGCCGAATGATTATGAAGATTATaggagggagaaaaaaaggaaggcgATGGAAGCGGAGAGGTTGAGGGAGATTGAGAGGAGGAggcaagaggaggaggaggagagggagagggagagggagagggagaaggaTAGGGATAGGGATAGGGATGTGAATATTTCTGGGGAGGAAGCATGGAGAAGGCGTGCTGCCATGAGTGGAGGTGTTCCGAGGAGTTCTTCGCCACCCAGGAATGGGGATGGGTTTAGTATTGGGACGTCAGGGACGGTAGGGTTGGGAGTTGGTGCTGGTGGACAAATGACTGCGGCGCAGAGGATGATGGCGAGGATAGGGTGGAAGGAAGGGCAAGGATTGGGGAAACAGGAGCAAGGGATTATACTAAACAGGAGCAAGGGAAACAGGAGATGGCGATGA